The following are encoded together in the Thermomonas brevis genome:
- the pyrE gene encoding orotate phosphoribosyltransferase has product MTDHRSRFLHLALRADALRFGEFTLKSGRISPYFFNAGRFDSGAALAELAACYADAADGSGLEFDLLFGPAYKGIPLATALACEYARRGRDLPLAFNRKEAKAHGEGGSLIGAPLAGRRVLIVDDVITAGTAIREALAIIREAGGAPAGIVIALDRQERVREDAAESAAQAVAAEYGIPVVAVAGLDDLLAFADQSAELSAHRDALLAYRARYGLA; this is encoded by the coding sequence ATGACCGACCACCGCAGCCGCTTCCTGCACCTGGCCCTGCGCGCCGACGCGCTGCGCTTCGGCGAGTTCACCCTGAAATCCGGCCGGATCAGCCCGTATTTCTTCAACGCCGGGCGCTTCGATTCCGGCGCCGCGCTGGCGGAGCTCGCGGCCTGCTACGCCGATGCGGCCGACGGCTCGGGGCTGGAGTTCGACCTGCTGTTCGGCCCGGCCTACAAGGGCATCCCGCTGGCGACCGCGCTGGCCTGCGAGTACGCGCGCCGCGGCCGCGACCTGCCGCTGGCATTCAACCGCAAGGAAGCCAAGGCGCACGGCGAAGGCGGCAGCCTGATCGGCGCGCCGCTGGCCGGCCGCAGGGTGCTGATCGTGGACGACGTAATCACCGCCGGCACCGCGATCCGCGAGGCGCTGGCGATCATCCGCGAGGCCGGCGGCGCGCCGGCCGGCATCGTAATCGCGCTCGACCGCCAGGAGCGCGTGCGCGAGGACGCGGCCGAGTCGGCGGCGCAGGCGGTGGCGGCCGAATACGGCATCCCGGTGGTCGCGGTGGCCGGGCTGGACGACCTGCTTGCGTTTGCCGACCAAAGCGCCGAACTTTCCGCCCATCGCGACGCCCTGCTCGCCTACCGCGCGCGCTACGGCCTCGCCTGA
- a CDS encoding exodeoxyribonuclease III, with the protein MRILTFNANGLRSAASKGFFDWFAGRDVDVLCVQETKAQEHQLADAVFRPDGYKAWFKDASTKKGYSGVAIYSRREPDEVRTALGWAPFDDEGRYIEARFGNLSVVSFYIPSGSSGELRQGFKEEVMAWLKPIMDQWLASGREYVLCGDWNIVRAKNDIRNWTGNQKNSGCLPHERAWLSGLIADDCHDGLIASPVHGWRDAFRVVKPDAVEYSWWSQRGSARANNVGWRIDYQIATPGIAATARSAEIFPEPKFSDHAPVLVEYAG; encoded by the coding sequence ATGCGCATCCTCACCTTCAACGCCAACGGCCTGCGTTCGGCCGCCTCCAAGGGGTTCTTCGACTGGTTCGCGGGCAGGGACGTGGACGTCCTGTGCGTGCAGGAAACCAAGGCGCAGGAGCACCAGCTCGCCGACGCGGTATTTCGCCCCGACGGCTACAAGGCGTGGTTCAAGGACGCCTCGACCAAGAAGGGCTACAGCGGCGTGGCGATCTACAGCCGGCGCGAGCCCGACGAGGTGCGCACGGCGTTGGGCTGGGCGCCGTTCGACGACGAGGGCCGTTACATCGAGGCGCGCTTCGGCAATCTGTCGGTGGTCAGCTTCTACATCCCCTCCGGCAGCTCCGGCGAACTGCGCCAGGGCTTCAAGGAAGAGGTGATGGCCTGGCTGAAGCCGATCATGGACCAGTGGCTCGCCAGTGGCCGCGAATACGTGCTGTGCGGCGACTGGAACATCGTCCGCGCGAAGAACGACATCAGGAACTGGACCGGCAACCAGAAGAACTCCGGCTGCCTGCCGCACGAGCGCGCCTGGCTCAGCGGGCTGATCGCCGACGACTGCCACGACGGCCTGATCGCGTCGCCCGTGCACGGCTGGCGGGATGCGTTCCGGGTGGTGAAGCCCGACGCGGTGGAATATTCGTGGTGGTCGCAGCGCGGCAGCGCGCGCGCCAACAACGTGGGCTGGCGCATCGACTACCAGATCGCCACGCCCGGCATCGCTGCCACCGCGCGCTCGGCCGAGATCTTTCCGGAGCCGAAGTTCTCCGACCACGCGCCGGTGCTGGTGGAGTACGCCGGGTGA
- a CDS encoding AmpG family muropeptide MFS transporter, giving the protein MSNAVSRWWRSLDVYANPKVRALLFLGFSSGLPFALVLTTLSARLRQAGIDRSTIGYFSLVGLAYSLKFFWSPVVDRVRWPLLSALGQRRSWMLVAQAGIVAGLTLLALADPASDAVRVAWLAVFTAFCSATQDIAVDAYRIEAADERDQGAMAAAYQIGYQVALIVAGAGALTAAAGYGWQTSYFVMAACGLVGVATTLLIAEPEATLGRAAKAAVDPAQVQAAIARMRASVLVVAVAATALAGALLGAALPADSRLALEVSFGAILLVEIVLLALLKIAALRPALERLVASTVLPLEDFFQRYGTRTALMILLLIVTYRLNYTTMGVAANTFYLDMGFSLEQIALVSKVYGIGMTMLGAVFAGVLIRRIGVAKTMLLGVVALSVANLLYAHMASIRPGVAWLAVVVSADNVANGIAGTAFIAFMSSLTSAKFTATQYALFGTLWSLPAKSIASQWGKIVDAWGYPAFFVYTAAIALPSVLLVLWLIRHQRRNDAAPAQAG; this is encoded by the coding sequence GTGAGCAACGCCGTATCGCGCTGGTGGCGCTCGCTGGACGTCTATGCCAATCCGAAAGTCCGGGCGCTGCTGTTCCTCGGCTTCTCGTCCGGGCTGCCGTTCGCGCTGGTGCTGACCACGCTGTCGGCGCGGCTGCGCCAGGCCGGCATCGACCGTTCGACGATCGGCTATTTCAGCCTGGTCGGGCTGGCGTACTCGCTGAAATTCTTCTGGTCGCCGGTGGTCGACCGCGTGCGCTGGCCGCTGCTGTCCGCGCTCGGCCAGCGGCGCAGCTGGATGCTGGTGGCGCAGGCCGGCATCGTCGCCGGGCTGACGCTGCTGGCGCTGGCCGATCCGGCGAGCGACGCGGTGCGGGTGGCGTGGCTGGCGGTGTTCACCGCGTTCTGCTCGGCCACCCAAGACATCGCGGTGGACGCCTACCGCATCGAAGCCGCCGACGAGCGCGACCAGGGCGCGATGGCGGCGGCCTACCAGATCGGTTACCAGGTGGCGCTGATCGTCGCCGGTGCCGGCGCGCTGACCGCGGCGGCGGGCTACGGCTGGCAGACCTCCTATTTCGTGATGGCGGCCTGCGGGCTGGTCGGCGTCGCGACCACGCTGCTGATCGCCGAACCGGAGGCGACCCTTGGCCGCGCGGCGAAGGCCGCGGTCGATCCCGCGCAAGTGCAGGCGGCGATCGCGCGCATGCGCGCCTCGGTGCTGGTCGTGGCGGTGGCGGCGACGGCGCTGGCCGGCGCGCTGCTGGGCGCCGCCCTGCCGGCGGATTCGCGGCTGGCGCTGGAGGTCAGCTTCGGCGCGATCCTGCTGGTGGAGATCGTCCTGCTGGCGCTGCTGAAGATCGCTGCGCTGCGGCCCGCGCTGGAACGGCTGGTGGCGTCCACGGTGCTGCCGCTGGAGGATTTCTTCCAGCGCTACGGCACGCGCACCGCGCTGATGATCCTGCTGCTGATCGTCACCTACCGCCTGAACTACACCACGATGGGCGTGGCGGCCAACACCTTCTACCTCGACATGGGCTTCAGCCTGGAGCAGATCGCGCTGGTGTCGAAGGTCTACGGCATCGGCATGACGATGCTGGGCGCGGTGTTCGCCGGCGTGCTGATCCGCCGCATCGGCGTGGCGAAGACGATGCTGCTGGGCGTGGTGGCGCTGAGCGTGGCCAACCTGCTGTACGCGCACATGGCCTCGATCCGGCCCGGCGTGGCGTGGCTGGCGGTGGTGGTCAGCGCCGACAACGTCGCCAACGGCATCGCCGGCACCGCCTTCATCGCGTTCATGTCGTCGCTGACCAGCGCGAAGTTCACCGCCACCCAGTACGCGCTGTTCGGCACGCTGTGGAGCCTGCCGGCCAAGAGCATCGCCAGCCAGTGGGGCAAGATCGTCGACGCTTGGGGTTATCCGGCGTTCTTCGTCTACACCGCCGCGATCGCGCTGCCGTCGGTGCTGCTGGTGCTGTGGCTGATCCGGCACCAGCGCCGCAACGACGCCGCGCCCGCTCAGGCCGGGTAG
- a CDS encoding anhydro-N-acetylmuramic acid kinase, whose product MPNPTPDALFLGLISGTSADGIDAALVRFDGEHAHARPTLVFGHTYAWEPALRERLVALGQHARALTLDEIGELDVRIGHAFAAAAQATIRDSGHAPRDIAAIGSHGQTLRHRPHGNAPFTLQLGDANCIAERCFVPVVADFRRRDVAAGGHGAPLVPAFHAATLHAPDEDRAVLNLGGIANLTLLPAQGTVRGFDTGPANGLMDAWCQRHVGQPFDAGGAFAAQGRVDAALLARLLAEPWFAAPPPKSTGRDQFHLDWVEAALAGDESSADVQATLLALTARSVAGALRATQPHTRRVIACGGGVHNPLLMAALAEAMPDAIIESSAVHGLDPDFVEAMAFAWLAREHLAGRPGNLPAVTGAAGPRVLGALYPA is encoded by the coding sequence ATGCCCAATCCGACTCCCGACGCCCTTTTCCTGGGCCTGATCTCCGGCACCAGCGCCGACGGCATCGACGCCGCGCTGGTGCGGTTCGACGGCGAACACGCGCACGCGCGCCCGACCCTGGTCTTCGGCCATACCTACGCGTGGGAGCCGGCGCTGCGCGAGCGGCTGGTGGCGCTCGGCCAGCACGCGCGCGCGCTGACGCTGGACGAAATCGGCGAACTCGACGTGCGCATCGGCCATGCCTTCGCCGCCGCCGCGCAGGCGACCATCCGCGACAGCGGCCACGCCCCGCGCGACATCGCCGCGATCGGCTCGCACGGCCAGACCCTGCGCCATCGCCCGCACGGCAATGCGCCGTTCACCCTGCAACTGGGCGACGCCAACTGCATCGCCGAACGCTGCTTTGTTCCGGTGGTCGCCGACTTCCGCCGCCGCGACGTCGCCGCCGGCGGCCACGGCGCGCCGCTGGTGCCCGCCTTCCACGCCGCCACCCTGCATGCGCCGGACGAAGACCGCGCGGTGCTGAACCTCGGCGGCATCGCCAACCTCACCCTGCTGCCCGCGCAGGGCACGGTGCGAGGCTTCGACACCGGCCCGGCCAACGGGCTGATGGACGCATGGTGCCAGCGCCATGTCGGCCAGCCGTTCGATGCGGGCGGCGCGTTCGCGGCGCAGGGCCGCGTCGATGCCGCGCTGCTGGCGCGCCTGCTGGCGGAACCGTGGTTCGCCGCGCCGCCGCCGAAATCGACCGGCCGCGACCAGTTCCACCTCGATTGGGTCGAAGCCGCCCTGGCCGGCGACGAATCGTCCGCCGACGTGCAGGCGACGTTGCTCGCGCTGACCGCGCGCAGCGTCGCCGGCGCGCTGCGCGCCACCCAGCCGCACACGCGGCGGGTCATCGCCTGCGGCGGCGGCGTGCACAACCCGCTGCTGATGGCCGCGCTGGCCGAAGCGATGCCCGACGCCATCATCGAATCCAGCGCCGTGCACGGACTGGACCCGGATTTCGTCGAGGCGATGGCCTTCGCCTGGCTGGCCCGCGAGCATCTGGCCGGCCGGCCAGGCAACCTGCCTGCGGTCACCGGCGCGGCCGGGCCGCGCGTGCTGGGCGCGCTCTACCCGGCCTGA
- a CDS encoding M23 family metallopeptidase, translating into MTDSNHDAVRRENLERARANADRPDAAPLSHPFRGRWTRRHWAHASVLTTMGVLLAAIVPGFSTLLDTPVGANAQRMTLALTLPKPGLRASKATDDNWQSVTLKPGQTLSGVFEELGIPYDQLTRVMQHPKIKPTLRKLRPGTELSFNLPADGSVRAMRLEAGPGIGDAPIELEFSGDTLRERAVPVEITTRTVVLTGEVGKSLFASARKLGLGSAQLSQLTDEMFKYDIDFDSDLGEDDRFSVVVDQTWKNGQLVNTGPVLAATFTVDGKLKSAFRYMRDGKPEYFTPDGRSLRRPFIRMPIPYARISSGFGMRKHPVLGRMRGHMGIDYAAGTGTPIMAAGDARVEFVGRKGGYGNAVILNHGGGKTTLYGHMSRFANIRAGQRVAQGTVIGYVGSTGLATGPHLHYEFRVNGVHMNPLKMTLPPPTPLTGTALVAFKSETHRALDKIREVEDVVFQLDDDSRVASAAKPAPPARKKG; encoded by the coding sequence ATGACGGATTCGAACCACGACGCCGTGCGTCGCGAGAATCTCGAACGTGCCCGCGCCAACGCGGATCGTCCCGATGCCGCTCCCCTGTCTCACCCGTTCCGCGGCCGCTGGACGCGCCGCCATTGGGCGCATGCCAGCGTGCTGACCACCATGGGCGTGCTGCTGGCCGCCATCGTGCCCGGCTTCTCCACCCTGCTCGACACGCCCGTCGGCGCCAACGCGCAGCGGATGACGCTGGCGCTGACCCTGCCCAAGCCGGGCCTGCGCGCGAGCAAGGCGACCGACGACAACTGGCAGTCGGTCACGCTCAAGCCGGGGCAGACGCTGAGCGGCGTGTTCGAGGAACTCGGCATCCCCTACGACCAGCTGACGCGGGTGATGCAGCATCCGAAGATCAAGCCGACCCTGCGCAAGCTGCGCCCGGGCACCGAGCTGAGCTTCAACCTGCCGGCCGACGGCAGCGTCCGCGCGATGCGCCTGGAAGCCGGCCCCGGCATCGGCGACGCGCCGATCGAGCTGGAGTTCAGCGGCGACACCCTGCGCGAGCGCGCGGTGCCGGTGGAGATCACCACCCGCACGGTGGTGCTGACCGGCGAAGTCGGCAAGTCGCTGTTCGCCTCGGCGCGCAAGCTGGGCCTGGGCAGCGCGCAGCTCAGCCAGCTCACCGACGAGATGTTCAAGTACGACATCGACTTCGATTCGGACCTGGGCGAGGACGACCGCTTCAGCGTGGTGGTGGACCAGACCTGGAAGAACGGCCAGCTGGTCAACACTGGCCCGGTGCTGGCAGCCACCTTCACCGTCGACGGCAAGCTCAAGAGCGCGTTCCGCTACATGCGCGACGGCAAGCCGGAATACTTCACCCCGGACGGCCGCTCGCTGCGCCGTCCGTTCATCCGCATGCCGATTCCGTACGCGCGGATCAGCTCCGGCTTCGGCATGCGCAAGCATCCGGTGCTCGGGCGGATGCGCGGCCACATGGGCATCGACTACGCCGCCGGCACCGGCACGCCGATCATGGCGGCGGGCGATGCGCGCGTGGAGTTCGTCGGCCGCAAGGGCGGCTACGGCAACGCGGTGATCCTCAACCACGGCGGCGGCAAGACCACCCTGTACGGGCACATGTCGCGCTTCGCCAACATCCGCGCCGGCCAGCGCGTGGCGCAGGGCACGGTGATCGGCTACGTCGGCAGCACCGGTCTCGCCACCGGCCCGCACCTGCACTACGAATTCCGGGTCAACGGCGTGCACATGAACCCGCTGAAGATGACCCTGCCGCCGCCGACGCCGCTGACCGGCACGGCGCTGGTGGCGTTCAAGAGCGAAACCCACCGCGCGCTGGACAAGATCCGCGAGGTGGAGGACGTGGTGTTCCAGCTGGACGACGACAGCCGCGTCGCCAGCGCCGCCAAGCCGGCGCCGCCGGCGCGCAAGAAGGGCTGA
- the tyrS gene encoding tyrosine--tRNA ligase has protein sequence MSELQQALELIARGSDEILKRDELEARLKLGRPLRIKAGFDPTAPDLHLGHTVLLNKMRQFQELGHQVIFLIGDFTGMIGDPTGKNVTRKPLTREDVLANAQTYAEQVFKVLDRERTEVRFNSEWFGAMGAADMIRLAAQHTVARMLERDDFAKRYAAQQSIAIHEFLYPLVQGYDSVALKADVELGGTDQKFNLLMGRGLQEHYGQPPQIVLTMPLLEGLDGVNKMSKSLGNYIGIAEPAIDIVTKTMKIGDGLMWKWIDLLSFEIGIDEAKRLRDDVAAGMNPRDIKLRLARELAARFHDAAQAEQAIAGWHAAVRGEGDLSALPLHEVVVPAEGLRIAALLVAAGLMPSNSEANRKLKERAVRIDGEAFEDGARLFAPGFEGVLAVGKRNFARVRLLAAE, from the coding sequence GTGTCCGAATTGCAGCAAGCGCTGGAACTGATTGCCCGCGGCAGCGACGAGATCCTCAAGCGCGACGAACTCGAAGCACGCCTCAAGCTGGGCCGCCCGCTGCGGATCAAGGCCGGCTTCGACCCCACCGCGCCCGACCTGCACCTCGGCCACACCGTCCTGCTCAACAAGATGCGCCAGTTCCAGGAGCTGGGGCACCAGGTGATCTTCCTGATCGGCGACTTCACCGGGATGATCGGCGACCCCACCGGCAAGAACGTGACGCGCAAGCCGCTGACCCGCGAGGACGTGCTGGCCAACGCGCAGACCTACGCCGAGCAGGTGTTCAAGGTGCTCGACCGCGAGCGCACCGAAGTGCGCTTCAACAGCGAATGGTTCGGCGCGATGGGCGCCGCCGACATGATCCGGCTGGCCGCGCAGCACACCGTCGCGCGCATGCTGGAGCGCGACGACTTCGCCAAGCGCTACGCCGCGCAGCAGTCCATCGCGATCCACGAGTTCCTGTATCCGCTGGTGCAGGGCTACGACTCGGTGGCGCTGAAAGCCGACGTCGAACTCGGCGGCACCGACCAGAAGTTCAACCTGCTGATGGGCCGCGGCCTGCAGGAGCATTACGGCCAGCCGCCGCAGATCGTGCTGACCATGCCGTTGCTGGAAGGACTGGACGGCGTCAACAAGATGTCGAAGTCGCTCGGCAACTACATCGGCATCGCCGAGCCAGCCATCGACATCGTCACCAAGACCATGAAGATCGGCGACGGGCTGATGTGGAAGTGGATCGACCTGCTCAGCTTCGAGATCGGCATCGACGAAGCGAAGCGGCTGCGCGACGATGTCGCCGCCGGCATGAATCCGCGCGACATCAAGCTACGGCTGGCGCGCGAACTGGCGGCGCGCTTCCACGATGCGGCGCAGGCCGAACAGGCCATCGCCGGCTGGCATGCCGCGGTGCGCGGCGAGGGCGATCTGTCCGCGCTGCCGCTGCATGAGGTCGTGGTGCCGGCGGAAGGCCTGCGCATCGCCGCGCTGCTGGTGGCGGCAGGCCTGATGCCAAGCAACTCCGAAGCCAACCGCAAGCTCAAGGAGCGTGCGGTGCGCATCGACGGCGAAGCGTTCGAAGACGGCGCGCGCCTGTTCGCGCCGGGCTTCGAGGGCGTGCTGGCGGTGGGCAAGCGCAATTTCGCCCGCGTGCGCCTGCTGGCCGCGGAGTGA
- a CDS encoding GtrA family protein: MRAMTLRRHLGGYAVVGLLQWLVEYAAMLALSQWLMPVEPANVTGRVCGAVLGFWLNGKWTFAGDGHQLGRQAAIRFAVMWIALTALNTWMVGLIDHHAGLSTAQLFKPAADVFCAGIGFLLSRHWVYRR; the protein is encoded by the coding sequence ATGCGCGCGATGACTCTGCGACGACACCTGGGCGGCTATGCCGTCGTCGGCCTGCTGCAATGGCTGGTCGAATATGCCGCGATGCTCGCGCTCAGCCAATGGCTGATGCCGGTCGAACCCGCTAACGTGACCGGTCGCGTCTGCGGCGCGGTGCTGGGTTTCTGGCTCAACGGCAAATGGACGTTCGCCGGCGACGGGCACCAGCTTGGGCGGCAGGCGGCGATCCGCTTCGCGGTCATGTGGATCGCATTGACGGCGCTCAATACCTGGATGGTCGGCCTGATCGACCACCACGCGGGGCTATCGACAGCACAACTCTTCAAACCCGCGGCGGATGTTTTCTGCGCCGGGATCGGTTTTTTGCTGTCACGGCACTGGGTTTATCGTCGCTGA
- the glmU gene encoding bifunctional UDP-N-acetylglucosamine diphosphorylase/glucosamine-1-phosphate N-acetyltransferase GlmU, with amino-acid sequence MPTQTSAPLHVVILAAGEGKRMKSALPKVLQKIAGKPMLAHAIDAARALRPAGVHVVYGHGGDQVRAAFADQADLLWAEQNRQLGTGHAVQQAMPTVPDEARVLVLYGDVPLIAPDTLQRLLDASRSLAVLAAEPADPAGYGRIVRDSEGHVAAIVEHKDADDEQRRIGLINTGVIAADAATLRRWLDGLRNDNAQGEYYLTDVFAAAAHEYAAAEIVIVADPLETEGANDPWQLAQLERAFQLRQVRALCAAGARVADPQRLDIRGGVTVGRDVEIDIDVVFEGEVTLGDGVRVGPFCRIKDAHIGAGSEVRAHCDIEGASCESAAQIGPYARLRPGTLLAEGVHVGNFVETKKATLGRGSKANHLTYLGDAVIGAGVNIGAGTITCNYDGVNKFTTTIGDNAFIGSNSALVAPVSIGEGATIGAGSVIGRDAPAGKLTVTRAKQATVDGWQRPVKKER; translated from the coding sequence ATGCCGACCCAGACCAGCGCCCCCCTGCATGTCGTGATCCTCGCCGCCGGTGAGGGCAAGCGGATGAAATCCGCGTTGCCGAAAGTGCTGCAGAAGATCGCGGGCAAGCCGATGCTCGCGCACGCGATCGATGCGGCGCGGGCACTCCGGCCCGCCGGCGTGCACGTGGTCTACGGCCATGGCGGCGACCAGGTGCGAGCGGCGTTCGCGGACCAGGCCGACCTGCTCTGGGCGGAACAGAACCGGCAACTCGGCACGGGCCACGCGGTGCAGCAGGCGATGCCGACGGTGCCGGACGAAGCGCGGGTGCTGGTGCTGTACGGCGACGTGCCGCTGATCGCGCCGGACACGCTGCAGCGCCTGCTCGACGCGTCGCGCTCGCTGGCGGTGCTGGCGGCGGAGCCGGCGGATCCGGCCGGTTATGGCCGGATCGTGCGCGATTCCGAGGGCCACGTAGCCGCCATCGTCGAGCACAAGGACGCCGACGACGAGCAGCGCCGGATCGGGCTGATCAACACCGGCGTGATCGCCGCCGATGCCGCCACGCTCCGGCGCTGGCTGGACGGGCTGCGCAACGACAACGCGCAGGGCGAGTACTACCTGACCGACGTGTTCGCCGCCGCCGCGCACGAATATGCCGCGGCCGAGATCGTGATCGTCGCCGATCCGCTGGAAACCGAAGGCGCCAACGATCCCTGGCAGCTGGCCCAGCTGGAGCGCGCGTTCCAGCTGCGGCAGGTGCGGGCGCTGTGCGCGGCCGGCGCGCGCGTGGCCGATCCGCAGCGCCTCGACATCCGCGGCGGGGTCACGGTGGGGCGCGACGTCGAGATCGACATCGACGTGGTGTTCGAGGGCGAGGTGACGCTGGGCGACGGCGTGCGCGTCGGCCCGTTCTGCCGGATCAAGGACGCGCACATCGGCGCCGGCAGCGAGGTACGCGCGCACTGCGACATCGAAGGCGCGTCTTGCGAAAGTGCGGCGCAGATCGGCCCGTACGCGCGCCTGCGGCCCGGCACCTTGCTGGCCGAGGGCGTGCACGTCGGCAACTTCGTCGAAACCAAGAAGGCGACGCTGGGCCGCGGCAGCAAGGCCAACCACCTCACCTATCTGGGCGACGCCGTGATCGGCGCGGGCGTGAACATCGGCGCCGGCACCATCACCTGCAACTACGACGGCGTGAACAAGTTCACCACCACCATCGGCGACAACGCCTTCATCGGTTCCAACAGCGCACTGGTCGCACCGGTGTCCATCGGCGAAGGCGCGACCATCGGCGCGGGATCGGTGATCGGCCGGGACGCGCCGGCCGGCAAGCTGACGGTGACGCGGGCGAAGCAGGCCACGGTGGACGGCTGGCAGCGGCCTGTGAAGAAAGAACGCTGA
- a CDS encoding sensor histidine kinase, translated as MRVLRVLPVAVRMIAIAIAGSAAAAAATALLARWLPGWIAALLAAAVVGGMVAAIVWRALVPMRALFRALAGTVASYRDGDFSFGITWDKASDLIELVDAHNALGNALREQRLALVQRELLLDTMVQNTPVAMVLVDPAQRIVLGNLAARRMLGEGRRLEGRAFEDVLATANPAVREAFARGGDGMFTVGSEDDEDIYHLSRRSFRLNGRIHELLLLRQLTAELRRQEVQTWKKVIRVISHELNNSLAPIASLAHSGAELLRRGQHERLPAALATIEDRARHLEGFIRDYARFAKLPAPRTEPVAWRHFIAQLRTQVQFVEELQPEDGIARFDAAQLEQALINLLKNAHESGTSADEVRLSVRHVPDGWRIDVLDRGSGMNDAVLANALLPFYSTKRHGTGLGLALAREIAEAHGGRIALLNRDGGGLCVSLVLPS; from the coding sequence ATGCGCGTCCTCCGCGTCCTGCCGGTCGCCGTGCGCATGATCGCGATCGCGATCGCCGGCAGCGCCGCCGCCGCCGCCGCGACCGCGCTGCTGGCGCGCTGGCTGCCCGGCTGGATCGCCGCGCTGCTCGCCGCGGCCGTGGTCGGCGGCATGGTCGCCGCCATCGTCTGGCGCGCGCTAGTGCCGATGCGCGCGCTGTTCCGCGCGCTGGCCGGCACCGTCGCCAGCTACCGCGACGGCGACTTCAGCTTCGGCATCACCTGGGACAAGGCCAGCGACCTGATCGAACTGGTCGACGCGCACAACGCGCTCGGCAACGCGCTGCGCGAACAGCGGCTGGCGCTGGTGCAGCGCGAGCTGCTGCTGGACACGATGGTGCAGAACACGCCGGTCGCCATGGTGCTGGTGGATCCGGCGCAGCGCATCGTGCTCGGCAACCTGGCCGCGCGGCGCATGCTGGGCGAGGGCCGGCGGCTGGAAGGCCGCGCCTTCGAGGACGTGCTCGCGACCGCGAATCCCGCCGTGCGCGAAGCGTTCGCGCGCGGCGGCGACGGCATGTTCACCGTCGGCAGCGAGGACGACGAGGACATCTACCACCTGTCGCGGCGCAGCTTCCGCCTCAACGGCCGCATCCACGAGCTGCTGCTGCTGCGCCAGCTCACCGCCGAACTGCGGCGGCAGGAAGTGCAAACCTGGAAGAAGGTGATCCGCGTCATCAGCCACGAACTCAACAATTCGCTGGCGCCGATCGCCTCGCTGGCGCATTCCGGCGCCGAGCTGCTGCGCCGCGGCCAGCACGAGCGCCTGCCCGCGGCGCTGGCGACCATCGAGGACCGCGCGCGCCACCTGGAAGGCTTCATTCGCGACTACGCGCGCTTCGCCAAGCTGCCCGCGCCGCGCACCGAGCCGGTGGCGTGGCGGCACTTCATCGCGCAGCTGCGCACGCAGGTGCAGTTCGTCGAGGAACTGCAGCCGGAGGACGGCATCGCCCGCTTCGACGCCGCGCAGCTGGAGCAGGCGCTGATCAACCTGCTGAAGAACGCGCACGAATCGGGGACGTCGGCGGACGAGGTACGCCTGTCGGTGCGCCATGTCCCCGACGGCTGGCGCATCGACGTGCTCGACCGCGGCAGCGGCATGAACGATGCGGTGCTGGCGAACGCGCTGCTGCCGTTCTATTCGACCAAGCGCCACGGCACCGGCCTCGGACTGGCGCTGGCGCGCGAGATCGCCGAAGCGCACGGCGGCCGCATCGCCCTGCTCAACCGCGACGGCGGCGGGCTGTGCGTATCGCTGGTGCTGCCGTCGTGA